A stretch of the Vigna radiata var. radiata cultivar VC1973A chromosome 7, Vradiata_ver6, whole genome shotgun sequence genome encodes the following:
- the LOC106765417 gene encoding putative DEAD-box ATP-dependent RNA helicase 33, which translates to MWAWMLGEGRRAVCEVACTYNWVALRHMGGGPRTFPGGVNKWKWKRMHEKRAEDKQKRLIEQEKQLYEARIRSHIRSTLSPDHHSAAAATHRPLSPNDHVKALADRFVKEGAQDLWNTNDGPLTPNPTPNPTPNPTPTPNLNFGPKHSRAYRSVPEVRNNRVGAHKYRFWRKGSDDSSSGESESENENELSLKTGSSASLGEYDVKREKRVVPKKSEEVEFIRHELIKRKLRQIEEQESEKQHNYESILSNTRFDECGISPQTVKALSSAGYVHMTRVQEASLSICLEGLDALVKSKTGTGKSVAFLLPAIETVLKAMSSSTSQRVPPIYVLILCPTRELASQIAAVAKVLLKYQDGIGVQTLVGGIRFKVDQKRLESDPCQILVATPGRLLDHIENKSGISLRLMGLQMLVLDEADHLLDLGFRKDVEKIVDCLPRQRQSLLFSATIPKEVRRISQLVLKREHKYVDTVGMGCVETPVKVKQSYLVAPHESHFQLVHQILKEHILQTPDYKVIVFCITGMVTSLMYNLLREMKMNVKEMHSRKPQLYRTRISDEFKESKQLILVSSDVSSRGMNYPDVTLVIQVGIPSDREQYIHRLGRTGREDKEGEGILLIAPWEKYFLEEIKDLPLQEFPLPDIHPQTKLKIENSMAKIDNDIKEAAYHAWLGYYNSIREIGREKTTVAELANRFSESIGLQRPPALFRKTAIKMGLKDIPGIRIRK; encoded by the exons ATGTGGGCTTGGATGCTTGGTGAAGGGCGTAGGGCGGTGTGCGAGGTGGCGTGCACCTACAACTGGGTGGCGCTCCGACACATGGGTGGCGGTCCGAGAACCTTTCCAGGCGGCGTGAACAAGTGGAAGTGGAAGCGCATGCACGAGAAACGCGCAGAAGACAAACAAAAGAGACTCATCGAGCAAGAGAAGCAGCTCTACGAGGCTCGCATTCGCTCCCACATCCGTTCCACCCTCTCCCCCGACCACCACTCTGCCGCCGCCGCCACCCATCGCCCTTTATCCCCTAACGACCACGTCAAAGCCCTTGCGGACCGCTTCGTCAAAGAAGGCGCCCAAGATCTCTGGAACACTAACGACGGTCCCCTGACTCCAAACCCGACACCAAACCCAACACCGAACCCAACACCGACCCCAAACCTTAATTTTGGCCCCAAACATTCTAGGGCCTACCGTTCGGTTCCCGAGGTTAGGAACAACCGTGTCGGGGCCCACAAGTATAGGTTTTGGCGGAAAGGTAGTGACGATTCTTCTTCCGGCGAGAGCGAGagtgagaatgagaatgaattgAGTTTGAAGACGGGTAGTAGTGCTTCTTTGGGGGAGTATGAtgtgaagagagagaagagggtGGTGCCTAAGAAATCTGAAGAAGTTGAGTTTATTAGACATGAACTTATTAAGCGGAAGTTGAGACAGATTGAGGAGCAAGAGAGTGAGAAACAACACAACTATGAAAGTATTCTAAGTAACACAAG atttGATGAGTGCGGTATATCACCGCAAACTGTCAAGGCACTTTCTTCAGCTGGTTATGTTCATATGACACGGGTACAAGAGGCTAGCCTCTCGATTTGCCTTGAGG GCCTGGATGCTTTAGTCAAATCTAAAACTGGCACCGGAAAAAGTGTAGCTTTTTTG CTTCCTGCTATTGAAACAGTTCTGAAAGCTATGAGTAGCAGTACATCTCAACGGGTCCCCCCAATATATGTTCTTATTCTCTGCCCTACAAGAGAACTTGCTAGTCAAATTGCCGCTGTAGCGAAAGTTTTGCTGAAATATCAAGATGGCATTGGGGTGCAGACTCTTGTTGGAGGCATACGATTTAAAGTTGACCAAAAGCGCCTGGAATCAGATCCATGCCAg ATACTTGTTGCTACACCTGGTAGGTTGCTGGATCATATTGAGAATAAGTCTGGAATATCTCTGCGATTAATGGGCTTGCAGATGCTTGTACTTGATGAAGCTGATCATTTACTCGACCTGGGATttagaaaggatgtagaaaAAATTGTGGATTGTTTGCCCCGTCAAAGGCAATCTTTACTGTTTTCTGCAACCATACCAAAGGAG gtACGTCGCATATCCCAGCTTGTTTTGAAAAGGGAACACAAGTATGTTGATACAGTTGGAATGGGTTGCGTAGAAACTCCTGTTAAG GTGAAGCAATCTTATCTCGTTGCTCCTCATGAGTCACATTTTCAATTAGTGCATCAGATTCTGAAGGAGCATATCTTGCAAACGCCTGATTATAAG GTTATTGTATTCTGTATAACTGGAATGGTGACCTCACTCATGTATAACCTTCTTCgggaaatgaaaatgaatgtgAAGGAGATGCATTCTCGAAAACCTCAGCTCTATCGTACTCGTATATCAGATGAGTTCAAGGAATCCAAACAATTGATTCTTGTCTCATCTGATGTTTCATCACGGGGAATGAATTATCCTGATGTCACCTTAGTCATACAG GTGGGAATTCCTTCTGAccgtgaacaatacatacaccGCCTTGGAAGAACAGGTCGAGAAGACAAAGAAGGGGAAGGCATATTGTTGATTGCTCCATGGGAAAAGTACTTTTTAGAAGAAATTAAGGATCTACCTCTACAGGAATTTCCCTTACCTGACATACATCCACAGACAAAACTTAAG ATTGAGAATTCGATGGCAAAGATTGATAATGACATCAAAGAAGCTGCTTATCATGCTTGGCTTGGTTATTACAACTCTATCAGGGAAATTGGGAGGGAAAAGACCACTGTAGCTGAGCTGGCAAACCGATTTTCTGAATCAATTGGTTTACAGAGGCCTCCTGCTCTCTTCCGAAAAACTGCTATAAAAATGGGTTTGAAAGACATTCCTGGTATTAGAATTCGTAAATAG
- the LOC106767357 gene encoding tetraspanin-10 isoform X2 — protein MGMGTSTFVTRWINFLTMLLAIVVIIFGVWMSTHHDGCRKSLTLPVIGLGAVIFLISVVGFLGALKDISILLWVYLITLFIVLVGILVFTVLVFIVTNNGSGHSVTGLRYKEYQLQDFSSWFLKELNNSHNWERLKVCLVKSEDCNNLSKKYKTLKQYKSAKLTPIEAGCCRPPSQCGYPAANASYYDLTFHPVSPNNDCKRYKNSRAIKCYDCDSCNQLYTLWDAARDEMQPEGILKLEWNPHEAIIIMLFQF, from the exons ATGGGAATGGGAACTAGCACCTTTGTTACTAGATGGATCAACTTTCTCACCATG CTTTTGGCCATTGTTGTGATAATTTTTGGAGTGTGGATGAGCACTCATCATGATGGCTGCAGAAAGTCTCTCACTTTGCCTGTGATAGGCCTCGGAGCAGTTATTTTCTTGAT ATCTGTAGTTGGCTTTTTGGGTGCCCTGAAAGACATCTCCATACTCTTATGGGTT TATCTGATTACGCTGTTCATTGTCTTGGTGGGAATCCTGGTCTTCACAGTATTGGT GTTCATCGTCACCAACAATGGATCAGGCCATAGCGTGACTGGCTTGAG GTATAAGGAGTATCAGCTTCAGGATTTTAGTTCTTGGTTTCTCAAAGAG TTAAACAATTCTCATAATTGGGAGAGGTTGAAGGTTTGTCTTGTCAAATCTGAAGACTGCAATAACCTATCCAAAAAATATAAG ACTCTTAAACAATATAAATCAGCTAAATTGACGCCAATTGAAGCTGGTTGCTGCCGACCACCTTCTCA GTGTGGATATCCTGCTGCAAATGCATCCTACTATGACTTGACTTTTCATCCAGTTAGCCCCAACAATGACTGCAAGCGATACAAAAATTCTCGAGCCATCAAATGCTATGACTGTGACTCTTGCAA TCAATTGTATACTTTGTGGGATGCTGCGCGAGACGAAATGCAGCCAGAAGGCATTCTAAAGCTTGAATGGAACCCGCATGAAGCTATCATCAtaatgctttttcaattttga
- the LOC106767357 gene encoding tetraspanin-10 isoform X3 — protein sequence MSTHHDGCRKSLTLPVIGLGAVIFLISVVGFLGALKDISILLWVYLITLFIVLVGILVFTVLVFIVTNNGSGHSVTGLRYKEYQLQDFSSWFLKELNNSHNWERLKVCLVKSEDCNNLSKKYKTLKQYKSAKLTPIEAGCCRPPSQCGYPAANASYYDLTFHPVSPNNDCKRYKNSRAIKCYDCDSCKAGVAQYMKTEWRVVAIFNVVLFVVLSIVYFVGCCARRNAARRHSKA from the exons ATGAGCACTCATCATGATGGCTGCAGAAAGTCTCTCACTTTGCCTGTGATAGGCCTCGGAGCAGTTATTTTCTTGAT ATCTGTAGTTGGCTTTTTGGGTGCCCTGAAAGACATCTCCATACTCTTATGGGTT TATCTGATTACGCTGTTCATTGTCTTGGTGGGAATCCTGGTCTTCACAGTATTGGT GTTCATCGTCACCAACAATGGATCAGGCCATAGCGTGACTGGCTTGAG GTATAAGGAGTATCAGCTTCAGGATTTTAGTTCTTGGTTTCTCAAAGAG TTAAACAATTCTCATAATTGGGAGAGGTTGAAGGTTTGTCTTGTCAAATCTGAAGACTGCAATAACCTATCCAAAAAATATAAG ACTCTTAAACAATATAAATCAGCTAAATTGACGCCAATTGAAGCTGGTTGCTGCCGACCACCTTCTCA GTGTGGATATCCTGCTGCAAATGCATCCTACTATGACTTGACTTTTCATCCAGTTAGCCCCAACAATGACTGCAAGCGATACAAAAATTCTCGAGCCATCAAATGCTATGACTGTGACTCTTGCAA GGCTGGTGTAGCACAATACATGAAAACCGAGTGGCGAGTTGTTGCtatatttaatgttgttttatttgttgtCTTG TCAATTGTATACTTTGTGGGATGCTGCGCGAGACGAAATGCAGCCAGAAGGCATTCTAAAGCTTGA
- the LOC106767357 gene encoding tetraspanin-10 isoform X1: MGMGTSTFVTRWINFLTMLLAIVVIIFGVWMSTHHDGCRKSLTLPVIGLGAVIFLISVVGFLGALKDISILLWVYLITLFIVLVGILVFTVLVFIVTNNGSGHSVTGLRYKEYQLQDFSSWFLKELNNSHNWERLKVCLVKSEDCNNLSKKYKTLKQYKSAKLTPIEAGCCRPPSQCGYPAANASYYDLTFHPVSPNNDCKRYKNSRAIKCYDCDSCKAGVAQYMKTEWRVVAIFNVVLFVVLSIVYFVGCCARRNAARRHSKA, encoded by the exons ATGGGAATGGGAACTAGCACCTTTGTTACTAGATGGATCAACTTTCTCACCATG CTTTTGGCCATTGTTGTGATAATTTTTGGAGTGTGGATGAGCACTCATCATGATGGCTGCAGAAAGTCTCTCACTTTGCCTGTGATAGGCCTCGGAGCAGTTATTTTCTTGAT ATCTGTAGTTGGCTTTTTGGGTGCCCTGAAAGACATCTCCATACTCTTATGGGTT TATCTGATTACGCTGTTCATTGTCTTGGTGGGAATCCTGGTCTTCACAGTATTGGT GTTCATCGTCACCAACAATGGATCAGGCCATAGCGTGACTGGCTTGAG GTATAAGGAGTATCAGCTTCAGGATTTTAGTTCTTGGTTTCTCAAAGAG TTAAACAATTCTCATAATTGGGAGAGGTTGAAGGTTTGTCTTGTCAAATCTGAAGACTGCAATAACCTATCCAAAAAATATAAG ACTCTTAAACAATATAAATCAGCTAAATTGACGCCAATTGAAGCTGGTTGCTGCCGACCACCTTCTCA GTGTGGATATCCTGCTGCAAATGCATCCTACTATGACTTGACTTTTCATCCAGTTAGCCCCAACAATGACTGCAAGCGATACAAAAATTCTCGAGCCATCAAATGCTATGACTGTGACTCTTGCAA GGCTGGTGTAGCACAATACATGAAAACCGAGTGGCGAGTTGTTGCtatatttaatgttgttttatttgttgtCTTG TCAATTGTATACTTTGTGGGATGCTGCGCGAGACGAAATGCAGCCAGAAGGCATTCTAAAGCTTGA
- the LOC106769190 gene encoding uncharacterized protein LOC106769190 isoform X1 has protein sequence MASLPLTGSKPFFTNLHWSSSRTRTPTRTVSLKQRVKVFASRSPNEEEKQSPKLDSYDLMELKFGRLMGEDPKLTLAKIMGRKANPDASYLDIEKAFYKNGGKVVEVEEVPFEGSKGGKSSRKLDDLGLVRPVPVKGFKFKSDDNKPAFEIKKPVRTENVEGSDRKSSVPNVILRKPTVFKDDGDVETLTSRLRMRPNLSLNMRDEQVKEKFSDMTLLRKPEAPVAKSTDTVEEPSSNVDQGNNDGELNMLNEEPGFTLLERPHKPSVEKEEEEFGELNAMIPNDELEQHEQHEQLELHWAPNDLNESLDVKSVDSRLELPVDAALQAKPKRLDQYVEQTSKFVEEGTSLDLGGQTSNDNLGNSVDMSDFQESEDADWTKAEDLIKTGDRGDVELVSCNTKGFIVSFGSLVGFLPYRNLSSKWKFLAFETWLKQKGLDPSIYKQNSGTITSFDTDIKIFSPDSPPSLEIDGKVEDKISPDMKLEDLLRIYDQEKNRFLSSFIGQKLKANVLVADRKIRKLIFSLRRKESEELVEKKRNLMARLQVGDIVKCRIQKIAYFGIFVEVEGVSALIHQSELSWDATVNPASYFRIGQVLEAKVHQLNFSLERILLSLKEVTPDPLINSLEAIIGDHDPLDGRLEAAQTDVEWPEVESLVEELQKIEGVQSVSKGRFFRSPGLAPTFQVYMASIFEDQYKLLARSGNKVQEVIVQTSLDKERMKSAVMTCANRVD, from the exons ATGGCTTCTCTTCCTCTCACCGGTAGTAAACCCTTCTTCACCAATCTTCATTGGTCTTCGTCACGTACAAGAACACCAACAAGAACCGTTTCTCTGAAGCAGAGAGTCAAGGTTTTCGCTTCACGGTCTccaaatgaagaagaaaaacaatccCCTAAACTCGACAGTTACGACCTTATGGAACTCAAGTTTGGTCGGTTAATGGGGGAAGACCCCAAGCTCACCCTTGCCAAG ATAATGGGAAGAAAGGCGAATCCTGATGCTTCTTATCTTGATATTGAGAAAGCCTTTTATAAGAATGGTGGTAAAGTTGTGGAAGTAGAGGAAGTTCCGTTTGAGGGCTCTAAGGGAGGGAAGTCATCAAGGAAACTGGATGACCTTGGTTTGGTGCGTCCTGTTCCTGTTAAGGGATTCAAGTTCAAATCTGATGATAACAAACCGGCATTCGAGATAAAGAAACCTGTCCGGACTGAAAATGTGGAGGGGAGTGATAGGAAGAGTAGTGTTCCCAATGTTATTCTGAGGAAGCCGACCGTGTTTAAAGATGACGGCGATGTGGAAACGTTGACGTCAAGGTTGAGAATGAGGCCCAATCTGTCACTGAACATGCGGGACGAGCAAGTTAAGGAGAAGTTTAGCGACATGACACTATTGAGGAAGCCTGAAGCACCGGTTGCCAAGAGTACTGATACGGTTGAAGAGCCTTCGTCTAATGTGGACCAAGGGAACAATGATGGTGAGTTAAATATGTTGAATGAAGAGCCGGGTTTTACATTGTTGGAGCGGCCTCACAAACCAAGCgttgaaaaagaagaggaggagTTTGGAGAATTGAATGCCATGATACCAAATGAT GAATTGGAGCAGCATGAGCAGCATGAGCAGCTGGAGTTACATTGGGCGCCAAATGATTTAAATGAATCATTAGATGTAAAGTCAGTTGATTCTAGATTGGAGTTACCTGTGGATGCTGCACTACAGGCAAAGCCAAAAAG ATTAGATCAATATGTTGAACAAACCTCGAAATTTGTTGAAGAGGGCACTTCCCTTGATCTTGGAGGTCAAACAAGCAATGATAATTTAGGGAATTCTGTTGATATGTCAGATTTCCAG GAAAGTGAGGATGCTGATTGGACCAAGGCAGAAGATTTGATTAAGACCGGAGACAGAGGAGATGTGGAACTAGTAAGCTGCAACACCAAAGGTTTCATT GTTTCTTTTGGTTCCTTGGTAGGATTTCTGCCATACCGTAATCTTAGTTCCAAATGGAAGTTCTTAGCTTTTGAGACTTGGTTAAAACAGAAGGGCTTGGATCCATCAATATACAAGCAAAACTCAGGCACTATTACTAGTTTTGACACTGATATTAAGATTTTTTCTCCGGATTCTCCTCCATCTCTGGAGATTGATGGTAaagttgaagataaaatttCACCAGATATGAAATTGGAAGATCTGCTAAGGATTTATGACcaagagaaaaataggttcttATCATCGTTTATTGGACAG AAACTTAAGGCAAATGTGTTAGTGGCAGACAGAAAAATCAGAAAGCTCATATTCTCTCTAAGGCGGAAAGAGAGTGAAGAATTagttgagaaaaagagaaatctCATG GCTAGACTTCAAGTTGGGGATATAGTGAAATGCCGCATCCAGAAAATAGCTTACTTTGGAATTTTTGTTGAG GTTGAAGGAGTTTCTGCACTAATTCATCAGTCTGAATTATCGTGGGATGCCACTGTGAACCCTGCATCATATTTTAGGATCGGTCAG GTTCTGGAGGCAAAAGTTCACCAATTAAACTTTTCTCTTGAGCGCATACTTTTATCATTAAAGGAGGTCACG CCTGATCCATTAATCAATTCCTTAGAGGCTATAATTGGGGATCATGATCCCTTAGATGGGAGATTGGAAGCAGCTCAAACAGATGTAGAG TGGCCTGAAGTGGAATCCCTTGTTGAAGAATTGCAAAAGATTGAGGGAGTCCAGTCTGTTTCAAAAGGCCGTTTTTTCAGAAGTCCCGGTTTGGCTCCAACTTTTCAG GTTTATATGGCATCCATCTTTGAGGATCAATACAAGTTACTAGCTCGATCGGGAAATAAAGTACAAGAG GTGATAGTTCAAACATCTTTGGATAAAGAAAGGATGAAATCAGCTGTTATGACATGTGCAAACAGAGTGGATTAA
- the LOC106769190 gene encoding uncharacterized protein LOC106769190 isoform X2, producing the protein MASLPLTGSKPFFTNLHWSSSRTRTPTRTVSLKQRVKVFASRSPNEEEKQSPKLDSYDLMELKFGRLMGEDPKLTLAKIMGRKANPDASYLDIEKAFYKNGGKVVEVEEVPFEGSKGGKSSRKLDDLGLVRPVPVKGFKFKSDDNKPAFEIKKPVRTENVEGSDRKSSVPNVILRKPTVFKDDGDVETLTSRLRMRPNLSLNMRDEQVKEKFSDMTLLRKPEAPVAKSTDTVEEPSSNVDQGNNDGELNMLNEEPGFTLLERPHKPSVEKEEEEFGELNAMIPNDELEQHEQHEQLELHWAPNDLNESLDVKSVDSRLELPVDAALQAKPKRLDQYVEQTSKFVEEGTSLDLGGQTSNDNLGNSVDMSDFQESEDADWTKAEDLIKTGDRGDVELVSCNTKGFIVSFGSLVGFLPYRNLSSKWKFLAFETWLKQKGLDPSIYKQNSGTITSFDTDIKIFSPDSPPSLEIDGKVEDKISPDMKLEDLLRIYDQEKNRFLSSFIGQKLKANVLVADRKIRKLIFSLRRKESEELVEKKRNLMARLQVGDIVKCRIQKIAYFGIFVEVEGVSALIHQSELSWDATVNPASYFRIGQVLEAKVHQLNFSLERILLSLKEVTPDPLINSLEAIIGDHDPLDGRLEAAQTDVEWPEVESLVEELQKIEGVQSVSKGRFFRSPGLAPTFQVYMASIFEDQYKLLARSGNKVQERIILGR; encoded by the exons ATGGCTTCTCTTCCTCTCACCGGTAGTAAACCCTTCTTCACCAATCTTCATTGGTCTTCGTCACGTACAAGAACACCAACAAGAACCGTTTCTCTGAAGCAGAGAGTCAAGGTTTTCGCTTCACGGTCTccaaatgaagaagaaaaacaatccCCTAAACTCGACAGTTACGACCTTATGGAACTCAAGTTTGGTCGGTTAATGGGGGAAGACCCCAAGCTCACCCTTGCCAAG ATAATGGGAAGAAAGGCGAATCCTGATGCTTCTTATCTTGATATTGAGAAAGCCTTTTATAAGAATGGTGGTAAAGTTGTGGAAGTAGAGGAAGTTCCGTTTGAGGGCTCTAAGGGAGGGAAGTCATCAAGGAAACTGGATGACCTTGGTTTGGTGCGTCCTGTTCCTGTTAAGGGATTCAAGTTCAAATCTGATGATAACAAACCGGCATTCGAGATAAAGAAACCTGTCCGGACTGAAAATGTGGAGGGGAGTGATAGGAAGAGTAGTGTTCCCAATGTTATTCTGAGGAAGCCGACCGTGTTTAAAGATGACGGCGATGTGGAAACGTTGACGTCAAGGTTGAGAATGAGGCCCAATCTGTCACTGAACATGCGGGACGAGCAAGTTAAGGAGAAGTTTAGCGACATGACACTATTGAGGAAGCCTGAAGCACCGGTTGCCAAGAGTACTGATACGGTTGAAGAGCCTTCGTCTAATGTGGACCAAGGGAACAATGATGGTGAGTTAAATATGTTGAATGAAGAGCCGGGTTTTACATTGTTGGAGCGGCCTCACAAACCAAGCgttgaaaaagaagaggaggagTTTGGAGAATTGAATGCCATGATACCAAATGAT GAATTGGAGCAGCATGAGCAGCATGAGCAGCTGGAGTTACATTGGGCGCCAAATGATTTAAATGAATCATTAGATGTAAAGTCAGTTGATTCTAGATTGGAGTTACCTGTGGATGCTGCACTACAGGCAAAGCCAAAAAG ATTAGATCAATATGTTGAACAAACCTCGAAATTTGTTGAAGAGGGCACTTCCCTTGATCTTGGAGGTCAAACAAGCAATGATAATTTAGGGAATTCTGTTGATATGTCAGATTTCCAG GAAAGTGAGGATGCTGATTGGACCAAGGCAGAAGATTTGATTAAGACCGGAGACAGAGGAGATGTGGAACTAGTAAGCTGCAACACCAAAGGTTTCATT GTTTCTTTTGGTTCCTTGGTAGGATTTCTGCCATACCGTAATCTTAGTTCCAAATGGAAGTTCTTAGCTTTTGAGACTTGGTTAAAACAGAAGGGCTTGGATCCATCAATATACAAGCAAAACTCAGGCACTATTACTAGTTTTGACACTGATATTAAGATTTTTTCTCCGGATTCTCCTCCATCTCTGGAGATTGATGGTAaagttgaagataaaatttCACCAGATATGAAATTGGAAGATCTGCTAAGGATTTATGACcaagagaaaaataggttcttATCATCGTTTATTGGACAG AAACTTAAGGCAAATGTGTTAGTGGCAGACAGAAAAATCAGAAAGCTCATATTCTCTCTAAGGCGGAAAGAGAGTGAAGAATTagttgagaaaaagagaaatctCATG GCTAGACTTCAAGTTGGGGATATAGTGAAATGCCGCATCCAGAAAATAGCTTACTTTGGAATTTTTGTTGAG GTTGAAGGAGTTTCTGCACTAATTCATCAGTCTGAATTATCGTGGGATGCCACTGTGAACCCTGCATCATATTTTAGGATCGGTCAG GTTCTGGAGGCAAAAGTTCACCAATTAAACTTTTCTCTTGAGCGCATACTTTTATCATTAAAGGAGGTCACG CCTGATCCATTAATCAATTCCTTAGAGGCTATAATTGGGGATCATGATCCCTTAGATGGGAGATTGGAAGCAGCTCAAACAGATGTAGAG TGGCCTGAAGTGGAATCCCTTGTTGAAGAATTGCAAAAGATTGAGGGAGTCCAGTCTGTTTCAAAAGGCCGTTTTTTCAGAAGTCCCGGTTTGGCTCCAACTTTTCAG GTTTATATGGCATCCATCTTTGAGGATCAATACAAGTTACTAGCTCGATCGGGAAATAAAGTACAAGAG CGAATAATTTTGGGCAGGTGA
- the LOC106767531 gene encoding LIM domain-containing protein WLIM2a-like, producing MAFSGTQQKCKACDKVVHFVESLSADGISYHKNCFRCSHCNGLLAISNYCSGDGILYCRVHYEQLFKETGSYPKKVNSSPKPPNELNRTPSKISTFFSGTQEKCTKCKKTVYPLEKLTVEGEFYHKSCFRCAHGGCFLTPSTYAALDGYLYCKPHFSQLFKEKGSYSYLSKQASLKRSEMLQEQEAAAAQNQKTDGNRSESEAETETETKAETEKAETETNEAEQGDEEPNSDKE from the exons atggcTTTCAGCGGTACCCAACAGAAGTGCAAGGCTTGCGATAAAGTTGTTCACTTCGTCGAAAGCTTATCTGCCGATGGGATCTCTTATCACAAAAACTGCTTCAGATGCAGCCATTGCAATGGCCTTCTCGCG ATAAGCAACTACTGCTCCGGAGATGGAATTTTATACTGCAGGGTGCATTATGAGCAGCTTTTCAAGGAGACTGGCTCCTACCCCAAGAAAGTCAATTCCt CTCCAAAGCCACCAAACGAGCTG AATAGGACACCAAGCAAAATTTCTACCTTCTTCTCTGGGACTCAAGAAAAATGCACCAAATGCAAGAAAACAGTCTACCCGTTGGAAAAG TTGACAGTGGAAGGTGAGTTTTACCACAAATCATGCTTCAGGTGCGCTCACGGAGGGTGTTTCCTGACTCCTTCAACCTATGCTGCTCTTGATGGGTACCTATACTGCAAGCCACACTTCTCTCAGTTGTTCAAGGAGAAGGGCAGCTACAGTTATCTGTCCAAGCAAGCTTCATTGAAGAGAAGTGAAATGCTACAAGAGCAAGAGGCTGCGGCTGCGCAGAATCAGAAGACTGATGGTAATCGCTCAGAGTCGGAAGCAGAAACAGAAACAGAGACAAAAGCAGAGACAGAAAAAGCAGAGACAGAGACAAACGAAGCAGAACAAGGTGACGAGGAACCAAACTCTGACAAAGAGTAG